The Acinetobacter pittii genome contains a region encoding:
- the gigA gene encoding RsbU family protein phosphatase GigA, translating into MYFIKPTRSIPYLEQALDKLPGLQVINIDDLDLYDPTIIAIADVQDFLSYKWNLPTIVIAFEHEGSALAQAWEAGALAGWVWNQLPNDLNKALSRIDAQYKRNQDSRDLPSAAELQKRLLPNPIDLLNYQVETFFQPSAYLSGDWYDYWKLNDKEVLFYLADVSGHGVTSSLLTSWMAAFHGRSKTPRQLIKKLNGMLVQENIEKHITIVVGILNLETHTLRWSSAGHYPPPIIFEPNQAPKILTTSSFPLGLTDELEVEEHICTLNHQSRFIVCSDGALEPFDGGLNDQFQQLVHHLQNQSFQAPDHVADDIAIFSLCRMN; encoded by the coding sequence ATGTATTTTATTAAACCGACACGCTCTATCCCTTATTTAGAGCAAGCTTTGGATAAACTGCCAGGCTTACAAGTCATTAACATAGATGATTTAGATTTATATGATCCAACCATCATTGCAATAGCAGATGTACAAGATTTTCTGTCTTATAAATGGAATTTACCCACCATTGTCATTGCTTTTGAACATGAAGGGAGCGCTTTAGCTCAAGCATGGGAAGCAGGTGCTCTTGCAGGCTGGGTGTGGAATCAGTTACCTAACGATTTAAATAAAGCCCTATCAAGAATTGATGCTCAATATAAGCGTAATCAAGATAGTCGTGATTTACCTTCGGCTGCTGAACTGCAAAAACGATTACTGCCTAATCCAATCGATTTATTAAATTATCAAGTCGAAACTTTCTTCCAACCCTCAGCTTATCTCTCCGGTGATTGGTATGACTACTGGAAATTAAATGATAAGGAAGTTTTATTTTATCTTGCCGATGTTTCAGGACATGGTGTAACCAGTAGTTTATTAACATCATGGATGGCAGCTTTTCATGGCCGTTCTAAAACCCCAAGACAATTAATAAAAAAATTAAATGGGATGCTGGTTCAAGAGAATATTGAAAAGCACATTACGATTGTGGTCGGTATTTTAAATCTAGAAACACATACGCTTCGCTGGTCAAGTGCAGGCCACTACCCACCTCCTATCATTTTTGAACCAAATCAAGCTCCAAAAATTCTAACAACAAGTAGTTTTCCATTAGGTTTAACCGATGAACTTGAAGTTGAAGAGCATATTTGTACATTAAATCACCAATCCCGCTTCATTGTTTGCTCAGATGGAGCACTTGAACCTTTTGACGGTGGTTTAAATGATCAGTTCCAACAATTGGTTCATCATTTGCAAAATCAATCATTTCAAGCACCCGATCATGTAGCTGATGACATTGCCATCTTTAGTCTTTGTCGAATGAATTAA
- the gigB gene encoding anti-anti-sigma factor GigB — protein MSTGHVEYASLNGTHIFKLIGEVRAHSCISLDKLLNRIEQQENVVGAIVDLTQTTFIDSTVLGILAKLGLKLKQTHHIQAVMLSTNPDITTLANSMGLGQVFVILNYCGDPNVCTLTLTDEQITHNAMLRTVLDAHKTLMKLNANNQNMFEPLVKQLQKEQDTLEQVSDKQNA, from the coding sequence ATGTCAACAGGTCATGTTGAATATGCAAGTTTAAATGGAACGCATATTTTCAAACTTATTGGTGAAGTGCGAGCCCATTCTTGTATAAGTCTAGACAAACTTTTAAACAGAATTGAACAGCAAGAGAATGTTGTTGGTGCAATCGTTGATTTAACCCAAACAACATTTATTGATAGTACAGTATTAGGCATCCTGGCTAAGCTAGGTTTAAAGCTTAAACAAACTCATCATATTCAAGCTGTGATGCTATCTACCAATCCAGATATCACAACCTTAGCCAACAGTATGGGGCTAGGGCAGGTTTTTGTCATTTTGAATTACTGTGGCGATCCTAACGTTTGCACATTAACGTTAACTGATGAACAGATCACTCATAATGCAATGCTAAGAACAGTTCTGGATGCACATAAGACATTGATGAAACTCAATGCAAACAATCAGAATATGTTTGAGCCACTTGTGAAGCAGTTACAGAAAGAACAAGATACGCTTGAACAGGTATCTGACAAGCAAAATGCCTGA
- a CDS encoding carbon-nitrogen hydrolase family protein, producing the protein MTLVSVAQMNSQDDIENNFQVIESLIQQSKAQNASLIVFPENFVCFAAGKQRETAEQFESIQQRLEKLAHQYQIWIIAGTLPCPFRPDGSTIQDGRVRTVSLCISPERTEARYDKIHLFDVQVGDAVGGYQESRFFEPGTDVVVTSTPFGNIGLMVCYDLRFPELALTLRQQGAHILSAPAAFTYTTGQMHWQLLLQARAMDSQCYVLGAAQQGWHGEKRQTWGHSGATDSRGQILSMVGYEGNGLITVPFDLTAQELVRSSMPLMTHRKLIQY; encoded by the coding sequence ATGACCCTTGTTTCTGTTGCTCAAATGAACTCTCAAGATGATATTGAAAATAATTTTCAAGTCATTGAGTCTTTGATTCAACAAAGTAAGGCGCAAAATGCCAGCTTAATTGTTTTCCCTGAAAACTTTGTATGTTTTGCTGCTGGGAAACAGCGTGAAACAGCTGAGCAGTTTGAGTCTATTCAGCAAAGGCTTGAGAAACTAGCACATCAATATCAAATCTGGATTATAGCCGGTACTTTACCATGCCCTTTTCGTCCAGATGGATCCACCATTCAAGATGGTCGAGTCCGAACGGTTAGTCTTTGTATTAGCCCTGAGCGTACAGAAGCACGTTATGACAAAATCCATTTATTTGATGTACAAGTGGGTGATGCTGTCGGTGGTTATCAGGAGTCTCGTTTCTTTGAACCTGGGACAGACGTAGTAGTCACATCTACTCCTTTTGGCAATATCGGCTTAATGGTATGTTATGACTTACGTTTTCCAGAGCTTGCTCTCACCCTGAGACAACAAGGCGCTCATATTCTTAGTGCTCCTGCTGCATTTACTTATACAACTGGACAAATGCACTGGCAGCTTTTGCTACAGGCTCGGGCAATGGATAGCCAATGTTATGTTTTAGGTGCAGCACAACAGGGCTGGCATGGTGAAAAACGACAAACTTGGGGACACTCTGGGGCAACAGATAGTCGTGGTCAAATTTTAAGTATGGTTGGATATGAAGGGAATGGTTTAATCACTGTACCCTTTGATTTAACAGCACAAGAACTCGTCCGCTCTTCAATGCCTCTAATGACACACCGTAAATTGATTCAATATTAA
- a CDS encoding DUF4951 domain-containing protein, with amino-acid sequence MWKYLFSFFCLGTNIHCYAEFGTTNHFVSPTAQLSSDILPATPKNIPLPAFGQRIIGWGTGAEGARQRLENIQPADVSMIKKQGTTLEMITAWQDFYEQEQQRNANNPTAKYRARLMKKIADLW; translated from the coding sequence ATGTGGAAATACTTATTTAGCTTTTTTTGCTTGGGGACAAATATTCATTGTTATGCAGAGTTTGGAACAACGAACCATTTCGTTTCACCCACTGCACAACTCAGTTCAGATATTCTTCCAGCAACACCTAAAAATATTCCTTTACCTGCATTCGGCCAAAGAATAATTGGCTGGGGTACAGGTGCAGAAGGTGCAAGACAACGTTTAGAAAATATTCAGCCTGCAGATGTTTCCATGATTAAAAAACAAGGAACCACTCTTGAAATGATTACTGCATGGCAAGACTTTTATGAACAAGAGCAACAACGTAATGCAAATAATCCTACCGCTAAATATCGTGCTCGATTAATGAAAAAGATTGCAGATTTGTGGTAA
- the ohrR gene encoding MarR family winged helix-turn-helix transcriptional regulator, translating to MDQDCQNLKLENQLCFLIYSTNLALNQLYRKLLTPLGITYPQYLVMLVLWEQDEVTVSEIGAKLFLESSTLTPILKKLEAQHLLHRTRSIQDERQVIITLSDEGKKLKDQAMDIPAGVLEASSCDMTTLLDLKDQLTKLRTNIAK from the coding sequence ATGGACCAAGACTGTCAAAACTTAAAGCTTGAGAATCAATTATGTTTCCTCATTTATTCAACAAATTTAGCGCTTAATCAGCTCTACAGAAAACTTCTAACACCTTTGGGTATTACCTATCCTCAATATTTAGTGATGTTAGTGTTGTGGGAGCAAGATGAAGTCACTGTTTCAGAAATTGGAGCAAAACTTTTTTTAGAATCATCTACCCTCACCCCTATCTTGAAAAAGTTAGAAGCCCAACATTTACTTCATCGTACCCGTTCAATTCAAGACGAGAGACAAGTGATTATTACGTTGAGTGATGAAGGAAAAAAATTAAAAGATCAAGCAATGGATATCCCGGCAGGTGTACTAGAAGCAAGTTCATGTGATATGACAACGCTACTAGACCTCAAAGATCAACTTACTAAACTCCGTACAAATATAGCTAAATAA
- the ohr gene encoding organic hydroperoxide resistance protein, which produces MSLEKVVYRAKAKATGGRDGRATSSDGVLDVQLGVPKEMGGAGGAVTNPEQLFAAGYSACFLGALKFVANRDKFNISKDAYVEGEVGIGPIPTGFSIEVTLNVYLVGMDREEAEKLVAAAHVVCPYSNATRNNIDVTFNIVTE; this is translated from the coding sequence ATGTCATTAGAAAAAGTTGTTTATCGTGCAAAAGCTAAAGCAACCGGTGGTCGTGATGGCCGTGCGACTTCATCAGACGGTGTATTAGATGTACAACTTGGCGTACCTAAAGAAATGGGTGGCGCTGGTGGTGCTGTAACAAATCCAGAGCAATTATTTGCAGCTGGTTATTCAGCATGCTTTTTAGGTGCTTTAAAATTTGTTGCAAACCGTGATAAATTTAATATTAGTAAAGACGCTTATGTAGAAGGTGAAGTAGGTATTGGCCCAATCCCTACAGGTTTTAGCATCGAAGTGACTTTAAATGTTTATTTAGTCGGCATGGACCGTGAAGAAGCTGAAAAATTAGTTGCAGCAGCTCATGTTGTTTGTCCATATTCAAATGCAACTCGTAACAATATTGATGTAACTTTTAATATTGTGACGGAATAA
- the gspE gene encoding type II secretion system ATPase GspE, with product MQILKQIQVPYSFAKRHGVLFRYDGDQVFIIRRQNTEKIALQEARRILGKSAHYQLCTEQEFNTLLSTSYAGDTGESQQVAAGLEDHPDLLSLADQVPETEDLMDQEDDAPIVRLINALLSEAIRVGASDIHIEAFEKKLSVRLRVDGQLREIVQPRRELAPLLVSRIKVMAKLDIAEKRVPQDGRISLRLAGREVDVRVSTLPSSHGERVVMRLLDKQAGRLNMTHLGLMANDYERLTQLVHRPHGIILVTGPTGSGKTTTLYAALSDLNDNTRNILTAEDPIEYQLEGIGQTQVNTKVDMTFARALKAMLRQDPDVVMVGEIRDLETAEIAVQASLTGHLVLSTLHTNTAIGAVTRLKDMGIEPFLLSSSLIGVVAQRLVRTLCPHCMTWREADTFEKQVFQHISHEPSLKLPEAQGCDQCSHLGFNGRTAIYEIVPIDEPMRRLIHGNAAEFELENHARQYSGSIRDDGLRKVLAGKTTLEEVLRVTNEASEA from the coding sequence ATGCAAATATTGAAACAAATACAAGTTCCATATAGTTTTGCCAAGCGTCATGGTGTTTTATTTCGTTATGACGGTGATCAAGTATTTATTATTAGACGTCAAAACACTGAAAAAATTGCATTGCAGGAAGCAAGACGTATCTTGGGGAAGTCAGCTCATTATCAATTATGTACTGAACAAGAATTTAATACGCTCTTAAGTACAAGCTATGCCGGCGATACGGGAGAATCACAACAAGTTGCAGCAGGTTTAGAAGATCATCCTGATTTATTGAGTTTGGCTGATCAGGTTCCTGAAACAGAAGACTTGATGGACCAAGAAGATGACGCACCTATTGTTCGTCTGATCAATGCACTTCTCTCTGAAGCAATTCGAGTAGGGGCTTCTGATATTCATATTGAAGCTTTTGAAAAGAAACTATCTGTACGATTACGTGTAGATGGACAATTACGTGAGATTGTACAACCACGCCGTGAGTTGGCGCCTTTACTAGTTTCGCGTATTAAAGTTATGGCGAAGCTTGATATTGCTGAAAAACGTGTACCACAAGATGGACGTATTTCTTTACGTCTTGCTGGCCGTGAAGTAGATGTACGTGTTTCAACTTTGCCATCGTCACATGGTGAAAGGGTCGTTATGCGTTTGCTTGATAAACAAGCGGGCCGACTCAACATGACTCACTTGGGTTTAATGGCTAATGACTATGAGCGTTTAACTCAGTTAGTGCATCGTCCCCATGGTATTATTTTGGTCACAGGGCCTACCGGTTCGGGGAAAACGACCACCCTATATGCAGCCTTGTCTGATTTAAATGACAATACTCGTAATATCTTAACTGCTGAAGATCCAATCGAATATCAACTCGAAGGCATTGGTCAAACTCAAGTAAATACCAAAGTGGATATGACATTTGCTCGTGCTTTAAAAGCAATGTTACGTCAAGATCCTGATGTTGTAATGGTGGGGGAGATCCGTGATCTGGAAACTGCTGAAATTGCGGTTCAAGCATCTTTAACAGGCCATTTGGTTTTATCAACACTACATACCAATACAGCTATTGGTGCAGTTACTCGTCTTAAAGATATGGGGATTGAACCTTTCCTGCTTTCAAGCTCTTTAATTGGGGTGGTTGCGCAGCGTTTGGTTCGTACTTTATGTCCACATTGTATGACATGGCGTGAAGCCGATACTTTTGAGAAGCAAGTTTTTCAGCATATTTCCCATGAACCAAGTTTAAAGTTACCGGAGGCTCAAGGGTGTGATCAGTGTTCTCATTTAGGGTTTAATGGCCGTACAGCAATTTATGAAATTGTACCTATTGATGAACCTATGCGCCGTCTCATTCATGGTAATGCAGCTGAATTTGAATTAGAAAACCATGCTCGTCAGTATTCTGGTTCTATTCGCGATGATGGTTTGCGCAAAGTACTTGCAGGTAAAACTACACTCGAAGAAGTGCTTCGTGTAACCAATGAGGCAAGTGAAGCGTAA
- a CDS encoding mechanosensitive ion channel family protein, producing MADSNIPKDIADSLKSIFTNINTERISEILVAVVLCFIGFVLARIISNTFIRTVGSRFNAHQRLVWRRGIFYFIFLLFIMTSLKEAGFKLSVFLGAAGILTVALGFASQTSASNLISGLFLIGEGSFEVGDTIQITLIRGNTIEGEVISIDLLSVKLLTLDNVYIRLPNEQLIRAPVHNLSKYPIRRIPITLAINFHEDIIKVREVLLDVAAHYPLVLDDPKPAVTVTAFRESSIELLFAMWCRQENSLKVRDEMQERIRNGFLDNQIEIPVPKMGLIDRPSTVFAEDDIDQYSNQKELKQEPKA from the coding sequence ATGGCTGATTCAAATATTCCAAAAGATATCGCTGATAGCCTCAAAAGTATATTTACCAATATCAATACCGAACGTATTAGTGAAATTTTAGTCGCTGTTGTACTGTGTTTCATTGGCTTTGTTCTTGCGCGTATTATTTCTAATACGTTTATTAGAACTGTTGGCTCACGTTTTAATGCTCACCAACGCCTTGTATGGCGCCGTGGTATTTTTTATTTCATTTTCTTACTCTTCATTATGACGAGTTTAAAAGAAGCTGGGTTCAAACTTAGTGTATTCCTCGGTGCAGCAGGGATTCTAACCGTAGCACTCGGTTTCGCATCACAAACTTCTGCCAGTAACTTAATTAGTGGCTTATTCTTGATTGGCGAAGGTTCATTTGAAGTCGGCGATACCATTCAGATCACCCTCATCCGTGGCAATACAATTGAAGGTGAAGTCATCTCAATTGATTTGCTTTCTGTAAAGTTACTTACACTCGACAATGTCTATATTCGTTTGCCAAATGAACAACTTATTCGTGCACCCGTACATAACTTATCTAAATATCCAATACGGCGCATTCCCATTACACTTGCAATCAACTTTCATGAAGACATTATTAAAGTCCGCGAGGTTCTGCTTGATGTGGCAGCCCATTATCCGCTTGTGTTGGATGACCCAAAACCTGCAGTTACGGTTACCGCATTCAGGGAATCATCGATTGAACTTTTATTTGCAATGTGGTGTAGACAAGAAAACTCTTTAAAAGTTCGGGATGAGATGCAAGAACGAATTCGAAATGGATTTTTAGACAACCAGATCGAAATTCCTGTTCCTAAAATGGGACTAATTGATCGACCATCTACTGTTTTCGCTGAAGATGATATCGATCAATACAGTAATCAAAAAGAGTTAAAACAAGAGCCTAAAGCTTAG
- a CDS encoding DUF2339 domain-containing protein, with protein sequence MYKKDKQGMIIVLIALTLFLAISIGFKFQSAVVALSIALTVILVQLLSNLHERLTHLEQQFSQQKTPLYSIHMQRTVIYAAALVALVAYINHWMWIAGGALLVLLLCLIQTISAFHTRLLYLESAKQTVHVNETIQTEVINPVIDQVSSNNTDTLVPAGTATFNQTEQPAHVQTAWWQPAVDWMVHGNPILRVAVAVLMVGVVLLLRFASEHWQLSLGVKLGFIAIAGGVLTAFGYTLQKKNQLFAVALQGVGLAVVFLTLVFSHHFGVIANLTTASILFTILLAITVFLSLKQQAIYLAILALGMAYAAPLVIPQYRPDVTFLFSYYLVINLAVAAVNFIQPWKILNQIAFFATMFIGGSAIAFYAEPEKFNTLDWILWCHIALFIWLSIRYSQNISRTSAHEKQEGIRLPPLLDVGLIFSVPVLGFTLHAYLVHESTQALTIGAAVLAGTYALLTFWIKKTHPQLSVLAKSFFILAVAFFALIFPLAKGAHWTAIGWVAQGTALIVWGVTERYRLSRYIGVVLVLLSSIALFYQVWANEEFPTLSTSIYAIAQFISAFYLLQYNSKEQRYFSASMFSGIFLCLGMYSGAVAGVEIMAWHHHALSPYLMFAVVLIAIFSAIVHYKLRVQWQSLQLILISLLLLLVLGEAFTSQVFIIFKWPSILQQGAFLVATIILSALFIMAQPQSDESGYLKVWAGLSWLALAVTGLAIFPQMPVVALAFIPVVYSLWAYKAHKTTLLHQIPVWCLSLVWLLVVSVDMHSAQYLYFIPLFNLTDFLSIVVFAGLLFIIYQHAFDQDKSLEWIFKITTILVGLLVFSSVVVRGLHHYWATPLWSAAIWTNGVVQLSLTLLWVILAFILTTFSSRKMIRQLWFVGAALLGIVVLKLILLDLSQSATLTRVISFIGAGGVMLIIAYLAPLPPSSIQRKQEPKL encoded by the coding sequence ATGTATAAAAAAGACAAACAGGGAATGATCATTGTTTTGATCGCTTTGACTTTGTTTTTAGCCATTTCAATTGGTTTTAAATTTCAGAGTGCGGTTGTGGCTTTATCTATTGCACTTACTGTTATTCTGGTTCAATTGCTGTCAAATCTGCATGAGCGCTTAACTCATTTAGAACAGCAGTTTTCTCAGCAGAAAACCCCACTTTATTCTATTCATATGCAAAGAACAGTGATTTATGCAGCCGCCTTGGTTGCATTAGTTGCTTATATCAATCATTGGATGTGGATTGCTGGCGGGGCTTTACTGGTTTTATTATTATGTTTAATTCAAACCATCAGTGCATTTCATACTCGACTGTTGTACCTCGAATCAGCAAAACAAACTGTTCATGTAAATGAGACAATACAAACAGAAGTTATAAATCCTGTAATAGACCAAGTTAGTTCTAACAATACGGATACGCTAGTCCCAGCGGGAACGGCAACTTTCAATCAAACAGAACAACCAGCACATGTTCAGACCGCATGGTGGCAACCAGCCGTAGATTGGATGGTTCATGGTAATCCAATCTTAAGAGTTGCTGTTGCTGTGCTTATGGTTGGGGTGGTGTTGTTATTACGTTTTGCAAGTGAGCATTGGCAACTTAGTTTAGGTGTGAAGCTTGGATTTATTGCGATTGCTGGAGGTGTGTTAACGGCATTTGGGTATACATTGCAAAAGAAAAATCAGCTGTTTGCTGTGGCATTGCAAGGTGTCGGGCTGGCTGTTGTATTCCTGACACTTGTGTTCTCACATCATTTTGGTGTAATTGCCAACCTAACTACAGCGAGTATTCTGTTTACGATTTTATTAGCTATTACGGTATTCCTGAGCTTAAAACAACAAGCTATTTATTTGGCAATATTAGCACTGGGTATGGCTTATGCGGCTCCTTTAGTTATTCCGCAATATCGCCCTGATGTAACCTTCCTATTTAGCTACTACTTAGTAATTAACTTAGCAGTTGCTGCGGTTAATTTTATTCAGCCTTGGAAAATCTTAAATCAAATTGCTTTCTTTGCAACAATGTTTATTGGTGGTAGTGCAATCGCATTTTATGCAGAACCCGAAAAATTTAATACATTAGACTGGATTTTGTGGTGCCATATCGCGCTGTTTATTTGGCTTAGTATTCGTTATAGCCAAAATATATCTCGGACGTCAGCACATGAAAAACAAGAAGGCATTCGTTTACCTCCGCTCTTAGATGTTGGTCTTATTTTTAGTGTGCCAGTACTGGGCTTTACCCTTCATGCCTACTTAGTACATGAGTCTACACAAGCGTTGACGATTGGGGCTGCTGTTTTGGCTGGTACATATGCGCTATTAACGTTCTGGATTAAAAAAACTCACCCTCAGCTTTCAGTTCTTGCCAAAAGCTTTTTCATCCTCGCTGTTGCATTTTTTGCCTTAATCTTTCCACTTGCAAAAGGAGCACATTGGACAGCGATTGGTTGGGTTGCCCAAGGTACGGCTTTAATTGTTTGGGGAGTAACTGAACGCTACCGTTTAAGCCGATATATTGGTGTGGTTTTAGTTTTACTTAGCTCTATTGCGCTGTTTTATCAGGTGTGGGCCAATGAAGAGTTTCCAACGCTAAGCACAAGCATCTATGCAATTGCTCAATTTATTTCTGCCTTTTATTTATTGCAATACAACAGTAAAGAGCAACGCTATTTTAGCGCAAGCATGTTTAGTGGCATTTTCTTGTGTTTAGGAATGTATTCGGGTGCTGTAGCTGGCGTAGAAATAATGGCATGGCATCATCATGCTTTGAGTCCATATTTGATGTTCGCCGTAGTTCTAATAGCAATATTTAGCGCAATCGTTCACTATAAACTTCGTGTGCAATGGCAAAGTTTGCAGTTAATTTTAATTAGCCTGTTACTGTTGTTAGTTTTGGGTGAAGCCTTTACCAGTCAAGTATTCATCATCTTTAAATGGCCGAGTATATTACAGCAGGGTGCTTTTCTAGTCGCTACCATTATTCTAAGTGCCTTATTTATTATGGCTCAACCGCAGTCGGATGAGTCCGGATACTTAAAAGTCTGGGCAGGTTTAAGTTGGTTAGCATTAGCCGTGACTGGTCTGGCAATCTTTCCACAAATGCCAGTTGTTGCTCTGGCTTTTATCCCTGTGGTTTATTCGCTTTGGGCGTATAAGGCTCATAAAACTACATTGTTACATCAAATTCCGGTGTGGTGCCTAAGCTTGGTCTGGTTGCTTGTAGTCAGTGTTGATATGCATTCTGCCCAGTATCTTTATTTTATTCCTTTATTTAACTTAACTGATTTTCTTTCTATTGTAGTATTTGCAGGTCTGCTCTTTATTATTTATCAACATGCTTTTGATCAAGATAAATCACTAGAGTGGATTTTTAAAATTACAACAATTCTTGTGGGATTATTAGTATTCAGTAGTGTGGTGGTCAGAGGTTTGCACCATTACTGGGCAACGCCACTCTGGAGTGCTGCAATTTGGACAAATGGCGTAGTGCAGTTAAGTTTGACATTGCTCTGGGTAATCTTGGCATTCATTTTAACTACCTTCTCAAGTCGCAAAATGATTCGTCAATTGTGGTTTGTTGGCGCTGCACTTTTAGGAATAGTCGTATTAAAGTTGATTTTGCTTGATCTATCGCAAAGTGCGACATTAACTCGGGTGATTTCATTTATTGGAGCAGGTGGGGTAATGTTGATTATTGCTTATCTTGCGCCATTACCACCGTCTTCTATACAAAGAAAACAAGAGCCTAAGCTTTAG